In Algiphilus sp., a genomic segment contains:
- the tal gene encoding transaldolase yields the protein MTAQTSPESAPRNPLAGLSALGQSFWLDYIRRGMLHDGELVRLIADDNLRGMTSNPAIFEKAIAGSHDYDAELRELAARGADRDRAYETLVLRDIGDAADMLRPVFDASGGVDGRVSIEVSPHLARDTAGTLAEARSLWERLARPNIMIKVPGTTEGLPAIAALVREGISVNVTLLFSVARYEQVLEAFITGLEQRRADGAEIGSVHSVASFFLSRIDALVDPRLDRYGTEPARALRGEAAIACARLAYAHYCRQTRGARWQALAAAGAHPQRLLWASTSAKDPSYSDVKYVEPLIGPDTVTTLPPETVTAFRDHGRATRTLTDDPSSAHAVIAELAELDIDLDAVADQLEAEGINKFVQPFDALLAAIDERLAAAR from the coding sequence ATGACCGCCCAGACGTCCCCCGAAAGCGCGCCCCGCAATCCGCTTGCAGGCCTGTCCGCGCTCGGCCAGAGCTTCTGGCTCGACTACATCCGTCGCGGCATGCTGCACGATGGCGAGCTGGTGCGATTGATCGCCGATGACAACCTGCGGGGCATGACCTCGAATCCGGCGATCTTCGAGAAGGCCATTGCCGGTTCCCACGACTACGACGCCGAGCTGCGCGAGCTGGCGGCGCGGGGTGCCGATCGCGACCGCGCCTACGAGACGCTGGTGCTGCGCGATATCGGCGACGCCGCGGACATGCTGCGGCCGGTGTTCGATGCCAGCGGCGGCGTGGACGGTCGCGTCAGCATCGAGGTGTCCCCGCATCTGGCGCGCGACACGGCCGGCACGCTGGCCGAGGCGCGCAGCCTGTGGGAGCGGCTGGCCCGTCCCAACATCATGATCAAGGTGCCCGGCACGACCGAAGGGCTGCCCGCGATAGCGGCGCTCGTCCGCGAGGGCATCAGCGTCAATGTCACGCTGCTGTTCTCGGTGGCGCGCTACGAGCAGGTGCTGGAGGCATTCATCACCGGGCTCGAACAGCGGCGCGCCGACGGCGCCGAGATCGGGTCGGTGCACTCGGTGGCGAGCTTCTTCCTCTCGCGCATCGATGCGCTGGTGGATCCGCGGCTCGACCGCTACGGCACCGAACCGGCGCGCGCGCTGCGCGGCGAAGCCGCCATCGCCTGCGCGCGGCTGGCCTATGCCCACTACTGCCGTCAGACGCGCGGGGCGCGCTGGCAGGCGCTGGCGGCCGCGGGTGCGCATCCGCAGCGCCTGCTCTGGGCGTCGACCAGCGCCAAGGATCCGAGCTATTCGGACGTCAAGTACGTGGAGCCGCTGATCGGCCCCGACACGGTCACCACGCTGCCGCCGGAGACCGTCACCGCATTCCGCGATCACGGCCGGGCCACCCGCACGCTGACCGACGACCCCAGCAGCGCGCACGCCGTCATCGCCGAGCTCGCCGAGCTGGACATCGATCTCGACGCCGTCGCGGATCAGCTCGAGGCCGAGGGCATCAACAAGTTCGTGCAGCCCTTCGATGCGCTGCTCGCGGCCATCGACGAGCGCCTGGCCGCCGCGCGCTGA
- a CDS encoding undecaprenyl-diphosphate phosphatase produces MDWIALILLALVQGITEFLPISSSAHLILFPMLFGADDQGLGIDVALHAGTLIAVMAYFRTETAQLFRGGVQLVQPGARGADRDLALQVAVATVPVVIAGLLLRDLVANELRSVTVIATTTIVFGLLLGVADRRGRDERSTPVDLRIALLIGLAQTLALVPGTSRSGITITAALLLGLARPEAARFALLLAIPTTAAATLLGGYEIARGSAGFAADPLEALVAAGLAMVSAYIAIAWLMRFVRRASFMPFVWYRLALGAVLFGWLWTGV; encoded by the coding sequence ATGGACTGGATCGCGCTCATCCTGCTGGCGCTCGTGCAGGGCATCACCGAGTTCCTGCCGATCAGCTCCTCGGCGCATCTCATCCTGTTCCCGATGCTCTTCGGCGCCGACGACCAGGGGCTGGGTATCGACGTCGCGCTGCACGCGGGCACGCTGATCGCGGTGATGGCCTACTTCCGCACCGAGACCGCGCAGCTGTTCCGCGGCGGTGTGCAGCTGGTGCAGCCGGGGGCGCGCGGCGCCGATCGCGACCTCGCCCTGCAGGTCGCCGTCGCCACCGTGCCGGTGGTGATCGCCGGTCTGCTGCTGCGCGATCTGGTGGCCAACGAGCTGCGCTCGGTGACGGTCATCGCCACCACCACCATCGTCTTCGGCCTGCTGCTGGGCGTGGCGGATCGGCGCGGCCGCGACGAGCGCAGCACGCCGGTGGATCTGCGCATCGCACTGCTGATCGGGCTCGCGCAGACGCTGGCATTGGTACCCGGCACGTCGCGCTCCGGCATCACCATCACCGCCGCCCTGCTGCTCGGTCTGGCGCGTCCGGAAGCGGCGCGCTTCGCGCTGCTGCTCGCCATTCCCACCACCGCGGCCGCGACCCTGCTGGGCGGCTACGAGATCGCCCGCGGCAGTGCCGGCTTCGCGGCCGATCCACTGGAAGCGCTGGTGGCGGCGGGGCTGGCCATGGTCTCGGCCTACATCGCCATCGCCTGGCTGATGCGCTTCGTCCGCCGCGCCAGCTTCATGCCCTTCGTCTGGTACCGGCTGGCCCTGGGCGCGGTGCTGTTCGGGTGGCTGTGGACGGGCGTCTGA
- a CDS encoding ABC transporter ATP-binding protein produces MAVLEAQQLVKHFPGRRGGVRAVDGIDLCVSEGICFGLLGPNGAGKSTTIEMLEGIARPTGGSIRYRGQPLGPAYRERVGIQFQVTALQENLSVRENLRFFSRLYARRAPLDDVVARCRLGDFLDRDTRQLSGGQRQRVLLGIALVNDPEILFLDEPTTGLDPQARRNFWELVRDIRALGKTIVLTTHYMDEAEQLCDQLAIMDHGRIIAEGTPRDLLAEHFGDVVLELPAEALDGAGADIAHQQRGAIAEVVTDDVNATLSRLMAAGVPLARLSVRARTLEDLFLHLTGKELRA; encoded by the coding sequence ATGGCGGTTCTCGAAGCTCAGCAGCTGGTCAAGCACTTTCCCGGCAGGCGCGGCGGCGTGCGCGCGGTCGACGGCATCGATCTGTGCGTGTCGGAGGGCATCTGCTTCGGACTGCTGGGACCCAACGGCGCCGGCAAGTCGACCACCATCGAGATGCTCGAGGGCATCGCCCGGCCCACCGGCGGCAGCATCCGCTACCGCGGCCAGCCCCTGGGACCGGCCTATCGCGAGCGCGTCGGCATCCAGTTCCAGGTGACCGCGCTGCAGGAGAACCTCAGCGTGCGCGAGAACCTGCGCTTCTTCTCGCGCCTGTACGCGCGCCGCGCGCCGCTCGACGACGTGGTCGCGCGCTGCCGGCTGGGCGACTTTCTCGACCGCGACACGCGCCAGCTCTCGGGCGGGCAGCGCCAGCGGGTGCTGCTCGGCATCGCGCTGGTCAACGATCCCGAGATCCTGTTCCTGGATGAGCCCACCACCGGGCTCGACCCGCAGGCGCGACGCAACTTCTGGGAGCTGGTGCGCGACATCCGCGCGCTGGGCAAGACCATCGTGCTGACCACGCACTACATGGACGAGGCCGAGCAGCTCTGCGATCAGCTCGCCATCATGGACCACGGCCGCATCATCGCGGAGGGCACGCCGCGCGATCTGCTGGCCGAGCACTTCGGTGACGTCGTGCTGGAACTGCCCGCCGAGGCGCTCGACGGCGCCGGCGCGGATATCGCCCACCAGCAGCGCGGCGCGATCGCCGAAGTGGTCACCGACGACGTCAACGCCACCCTGTCGCGACTGATGGCGGCCGGCGTGCCGCTGGCGCGGCTGTCGGTGCGCGCGCGCACGCTCGAGGATCTCTTCCTGCATCTCACCGGCAAGGAGCTGCGCGCATGA
- a CDS encoding ABC transporter permease — protein MRPAAAWRRFAATTRVRTLEFLRDRSALSWNLFFPIMLVAGFAMIFSGPPQPLFTVGLIGAAEGQAEAFLATPGVRVETVADRDTAVRRVARQRIDMLLDLREAPGRYWVNPNAQTGALLEHVLQQSLDEPPVRAAVEGEPIRYVDWVLPGVLALNVMFSSLWGVGYGIVRYRKNGYLKRLRATPLSAFEFISAQLASRLGLVVFITAVMFVGCQLLIGFRMEGSALDLLAVALLGSVSMIALGLVIAARVTSEELASGMLNIFSWPMLVLSGVFYSIDTAPDWLQSLAGLLPLTHVLEAARAIMLDGASLWDVRVPMLALAAISAALLAVGASLFKWTPEG, from the coding sequence ATGAGGCCGGCGGCTGCCTGGCGGCGCTTTGCCGCCACCACGCGCGTGCGCACGCTGGAGTTCCTGCGCGACCGCTCGGCGCTGAGCTGGAACCTGTTCTTCCCGATCATGCTGGTGGCAGGCTTCGCGATGATCTTCTCCGGACCGCCGCAGCCGCTGTTCACGGTGGGCCTGATCGGTGCCGCCGAGGGACAAGCCGAAGCCTTCCTGGCCACACCGGGCGTGCGCGTCGAGACCGTCGCCGATCGCGACACGGCGGTGCGGCGGGTGGCGCGCCAGCGCATCGACATGCTGCTGGATCTGCGCGAGGCACCCGGCCGCTACTGGGTGAATCCCAACGCGCAGACCGGCGCGCTGCTCGAGCACGTGCTGCAGCAGTCGCTCGACGAACCTCCGGTGCGCGCGGCGGTCGAGGGCGAGCCCATCCGCTACGTCGACTGGGTGCTGCCCGGCGTGCTGGCGCTGAACGTCATGTTCTCGTCGCTGTGGGGTGTGGGCTACGGCATCGTGCGCTATCGCAAGAACGGCTATCTCAAGCGGCTGCGCGCGACGCCGCTGTCGGCCTTCGAGTTCATCAGTGCGCAGCTCGCCTCGCGGCTCGGGCTGGTGGTGTTCATCACGGCCGTGATGTTCGTCGGCTGCCAGCTGCTCATCGGTTTCCGCATGGAGGGCAGCGCGCTCGATCTGCTGGCGGTGGCGCTGCTGGGCAGCGTGTCGATGATCGCGCTGGGCCTGGTCATCGCCGCCCGCGTCACCAGCGAGGAGCTCGCCAGCGGCATGCTCAACATCTTCTCGTGGCCGATGCTGGTGCTGTCCGGCGTGTTCTATTCCATCGACACCGCTCCGGACTGGCTGCAGAGCCTGGCCGGCCTGCTGCCGCTGACGCACGTGCTGGAGGCGGCGCGCGCGATCATGCTCGATGGCGCCAGCCTCTGGGACGTGCGCGTGCCGATGCTCGCGCTGGCCGCCATCAGCGCCGCGCTGCTGGCAGTCGGTGCTAGCCTCTTCAAGTGGACTCCCGAAGGATGA
- a CDS encoding MBL fold metallo-hydrolase: MTAAAPANAEQLAEHLWCIDTEQVRDRMACCYLIGDGQRYAFVECGTNEGVPRLLALLDALGIGREQVSHVIPTHIHLDHAGGAGLLMQSLPEARLVVHERGARHMIDPTALARGVAAVYGTEEAERMYGTLVPIPEERVEVAGTGDRVAVGGRVLEVLDSPGHARHHFSLWDAATRGWFTGDTFGLSYREFDGDAGAFVLPTTTPVHFDPDAWKQTIDAYMARDPACMYLTHYCRVSDVGRLADDLRAGLDDYVAIARSLKDTTNRHEALVDALSAHAVGSAQRHGAPLSEATVRELVGHDVELNAQGLEVWLDRHAA, from the coding sequence ATGACCGCCGCCGCGCCCGCGAATGCCGAACAGCTTGCCGAGCACCTTTGGTGCATCGACACCGAGCAGGTGCGCGACCGCATGGCGTGCTGCTACCTGATCGGTGACGGGCAGCGCTACGCCTTCGTCGAATGCGGCACCAACGAGGGCGTGCCGCGACTGCTCGCCCTCCTGGACGCGCTGGGCATCGGCCGCGAGCAGGTCAGCCACGTCATTCCCACCCACATCCATCTCGACCATGCCGGCGGTGCCGGGCTGCTCATGCAGTCGCTGCCCGAGGCCCGACTGGTGGTCCACGAGCGCGGCGCGCGGCACATGATCGATCCGACCGCGCTGGCCAGGGGCGTGGCCGCGGTCTACGGTACCGAGGAAGCCGAACGCATGTACGGCACGCTGGTGCCGATCCCCGAGGAGCGCGTCGAAGTCGCCGGTACCGGCGACCGGGTCGCGGTGGGCGGGCGCGTGCTGGAGGTGCTCGACAGTCCCGGACACGCCCGCCACCACTTCAGTCTCTGGGATGCCGCCACGCGCGGCTGGTTCACCGGCGATACCTTCGGCCTGTCCTACCGCGAGTTCGATGGCGATGCCGGTGCCTTCGTGCTGCCCACCACGACGCCGGTGCATTTCGATCCCGATGCGTGGAAGCAGACCATCGATGCCTACATGGCCCGCGACCCGGCCTGCATGTATCTGACCCACTACTGCCGCGTGAGCGACGTCGGGCGCCTGGCGGACGACCTGCGCGCCGGGCTCGACGACTACGTCGCCATCGCGCGCTCGCTGAAGGACACCACCAACCGGCACGAGGCGCTGGTGGACGCGCTCTCCGCGCACGCGGTGGGCAGCGCGCAGCGCCACGGCGCGCCGCTGTCCGAAGCGACCGTGCGCGAGCTGGTGGGGCACGACGTGGAGCTCAACGCGCAGGGGCTCGAGGTGTGGCTCGACCGCCACGCGGCCTGA